The genome window agaacgtctggagacagtttgttccctatctaccatattatctaattggtttaattttcttacaaacggcttttggtttgattgaattatcgcacccagataactccataccagtgaaccggtttgtaactccgcttcatatcgtacctgaatggtactttttagcatattatgcggtgttaaaagtaatcccatccaaaaccggtggtttgttagtatttatgttatcaacatgtcaatgaaatatcaacaacgatgaaacttatttggttaacataacaacatagaaggtaaagctggattacgttcaaactttacactggatacgtttcaatgttaacttactaaataccatgggagcgaagagaatctaatatgtaactccgttcatggaaatcaaaagagctttcactgattgtatttatgaaacgtgattagttcacctagccaacacgatccggttgtttgggaataatatccctatttaagggattgatatgtgctactAACACAGTcgtacgaagtcgaaacaaggtagttgatggtgaaccagtggctgaacaaacctttttattgattatgctgactttagtcccgagaaactacagttctgcttaaactgaggagtcaagtaggtacaaaccgtacaaggattaattatgtccatctgtgcatctaagttgagactatcggttatatattttagacgctaacttcccggctaaactttgacttattaaaccagcctgggatcataaaagtactatgtatggtaagattgagcgtggactatcgaatgaaacaatgtgctccaacgctagtctaagtctctaacataccttttacctacaactgtacggaacgtaacaaacctccaggcaaagaacttggtattctgttctaattccccgtggtaaacacagtcaacgaatggcggaaggagcattcatatgttatgcagtgtcttaggagatactctagatttagcattcatctacagctacggtaactgttgtgtttaaatagcggttaacctttccttttccttacgtactcagggcatgcaataccaatcagataacaactgaagctagactccatgttacacttactaaaatgggattcctaggttgatataaactacctttttctggggagtatatactacgagttggactactggtttagatcttgaaggtctttgtttaccggatccaagttctcttgtgcttttcatgaccatcatgttaagtgcattagcagagcatagttaagatgataactattgtggatatagaaccaattgaacaccatgtattaatataacaaagataatcagggtaatctggtatccttcttggca of Besnoitia besnoiti strain Bb-Ger1 chromosome Unknown contig00158, whole genome shotgun sequence contains these proteins:
- a CDS encoding putative apocytochrome b (encoded by transcript BESB_029710); translated protein: MIMHLFVPYLPYYLIGLIFLQTAFGLIELSHPDNSIPVNRFVTPLHIVPEWYFLAYYAVLKVIPSKTGGLLVFMLSTCQ